One genomic segment of uncultured Desulfobacter sp. includes these proteins:
- a CDS encoding isoamylase early set domain-containing protein has translation MFKKQYLKTKNVCRVRFKLQEKVIGPAETVNLVGDFNNWDENAGAMKKLKNGDFSAVLDLDLERSYQFRYLVDGTRWINDESADIYLPSPFQGEDNSVITV, from the coding sequence ATGTTTAAAAAGCAATACCTTAAAACCAAAAATGTGTGCAGGGTCAGATTTAAATTGCAGGAAAAAGTGATTGGTCCTGCAGAAACGGTCAATCTGGTTGGTGATTTCAACAATTGGGATGAAAATGCCGGGGCCATGAAAAAACTCAAAAATGGAGATTTTTCTGCGGTCCTTGACCTTGATTTGGAACGGTCCTACCAGTTTCGCTACCTGGTGGACGGTACCCGCTGGATCAACGATGAAAGTGCGGATATTTATCTGCCGTCTCCCTTCCAGGGGGAAGATAACTCGGTTATTACGGTATAG